One genomic window of Haliotis asinina isolate JCU_RB_2024 chromosome 4, JCU_Hal_asi_v2, whole genome shotgun sequence includes the following:
- the LOC137281553 gene encoding amine oxidase [flavin-containing] B-like yields MDGIRVDVAVIGGGISGLSAACLLKKSGLSVAVLEARDRVGGRSYTVKDPNHGWVDVGAAYVGPTQNRVYRLIKELGLQVYNVNEEKRTILYTNGSWSAFKGRIPTLKNPISYLDQYNAMRIIDKMAKQVPVEAPWKAAKAKEWDSMTVQEFIDSMCWTREVRGILKIFINSIFTSEDHQLSLLYFLQYIHGGHGFNRISLITNGAQEKKIVGGTQQLSEGMSDWLGADVHLNSPVTSVTQDRAGAIVQTVDGKVVKCKYVISAMPLPLISRVRFTPPLPGLKAQLIQRVPMGSIIKTNMFYSTPFWRELDLSGMASSDTGPSAACFDDTKPGGSQGSIMAFILADKCRSLSQLTKEERKQKLCQQFAEIFKSKKFLEPVGYVEKNWMEDEYSGGCYSVALPPGVLTEYGREIRKPYHRVYFAGTETATEWMGYMEGAIQAGERAAREVLFAEGKIKESEIMQDEPESKDYPASPIATSWMQANSPSVTTVVAGAVLSGGVALGAVILQLLDTDIFG; encoded by the exons GACCCAAATCACGGCTGGGTAGATGTAGGCGCCGCCTACGTTGGACCCACCCAGAACAGAGTGTACAGACTCATCAAGGAACTTGGACTACAAGTGTACAATGTCAATGAAGAGAAAAGGACTATCCTGTATACTAAT GGTTCCTGGTCAGCCTTTAAGGGAAGAATACCAACTCTGAAAAATCCTATCAGCTACCTGGATCAATACAATGCAATGAGAATCATTGACAAGATGGCTAAACAG GTGCCCGTCGAAGCTCCCTGGAAGGCAGCCAAGGCGAAGGAGTGGGACTCAATGACTGTACAGGAGTTCATCGACTCTATGTGCTGGACGAG GGAAGTGAGAGGAATACTCAAGATATTCATCAACTCTATTTTTACATCCGAGGACCATCAGTTGTCCCTTCTATACTTCCTCCAATATATCCACGGTGGTCATGGTTTCAACAGGATATCTCTCATCACTAACGGAGCACAG GAGAAAAAGATCGTTGGTGGGACCCAGCAGTTGTCTGAGGGGATGAGTGACTGGCTCGGTGCTGATGTTCATCTCAACTCCCCAGTCACCAGCGTGACACAGGATCGTGCAGGAGCAATTGTCCAAACCGTTGATGGGAAAGTCGTCAAG TGCAAATACGTGATCAGCGCCATGCCACTGCCGCTGATATCCAGAGTGCGCTTCACTCCTCCGCTACCTGGTCTCAAGGCCCAGTTGATTCAGCGAGTCCCCATGGGctccatcatcaagacaaaCATGTTCTACAGCACCCCATTCTGGAGAGAGCTTG ATCTGAGTGGAATGGCTTCGAGTGATACAGGGCCATCTGCAGCATGCTTTGATGACACAAAGCCAGGCGGCTCCCAAGGTTCGATCATGGCCTTCATCCTGGCTGACAAGTGTCGTAGCCTGAGTCAACTTACAAAGGAAGAGAG AAAGCAGAAGCTGTGCCAGCAATTTGCAGAAATATTTAAAAGCAAGAAGTTTTTGGAG CCTGTCGGATATGTGGAGAAGAACTGGATGGAGGATGAATATTCTGGGGGGTGCTACTCGGTCGCACTTCCCCCTGGAGTACTGACAGAGTATGGAAG GGAGATCAGGAAGCCATACCACCGTGTGTATTTTGCTGGAACAGAAACAGCAACAGAATGGATGGGGTACATGGAGGGAGCAATCCAGGCTGGGGAGAGGGCAGCCAGAGAG GTGTTATTTGCCGAGGGAAAGATCAAAGAATCAGAGATTATGCAAGATGAACCAGAATCAAAGGACTATCCTGCCAGTCCCATCGCGACTTCATGGATGCAAGCGAACTCGCCGTCTGTGACTACCGTGGTTGCCGGCGCAGTGCTGTCTGGCGGCGTTGCTCTAGGAGCAGTCATTCTCCAGTTGCTGGATACTGACATCTTTGGTTAA